Proteins encoded by one window of Haematobia irritans isolate KBUSLIRL chromosome 2, ASM5000362v1, whole genome shotgun sequence:
- the jhamt gene encoding juvenile hormone acid methyltransferase — MNQACLYHRANEVQRHDAEEIIREFAERLEWRLDGSDSLLDVGCGSGDVLMDFIYPIMPKQFERLVGTDISNKMIKFAQNCYSSYGHCEFKQLDIATEDKLPQDLQGAFDHVTSFYCMHWIQDQRQALNNIYNLLQPTGGDCLLVFLAANPIYDIYKILSKSIKWQCYMQDVDSFISPLHYSEDPIKEFSQMLKETGFIDIQVELREKVYIYEGLDILKDNIKAVCPFLDRIPRSQHEEFLEDFIDIVTKLDLRHCNVNEGIHKFSSPYKLIVAYAKKPSQMPHLISDMISTDHHIKDIN; from the exons ATGAATCAGGCCTGCCTTTATCACAGAGCCAATGAGGTGCAGAGACATGATGCTGAAGAAATTATTAGAGAATTTGCCGAAAGACTGGAATGGCGTTTAGATGGCTCCGATAGCCTTTTGGATGTTGGCTGTGGTTCTGGAGATGTTCTTATGGATTTCATATATCCCATAATGCCAAAGCAATTCGAACGCTTAGTGGGTACagatatttccaataaaatgataaaatttgccCAAAATTGTTATAGCAGTTATGGGCATTGTGAATTCAAGCAATTGGATATTGCTACGGAAGATAAATTACCCCAGGATTTGCAAGGAGCATTTGATCATGTTACCTCATTTTATTGCATGCATTGGATTCAAGATCAAAG ACAAGCTTTGAATAACATCTATAATCTCCTGCAACCCACTGGTGGAGATTGTCTATTGGTATTTCTGGCGGCTAATCCAATTTATGATATCTATAAAATTCTGAGTAAATCCATCAAATGGCAATGTTATATGCAAGATGTGGACTCTTTTATATCTCCCCTTCATTATTCAGAGGACCCCATAAAGGAATTTTCCCAAATGTTAAAGGAAACGGGATTCATTGATATCCAAGTAGAGCTAAGGGAAAAGGTTTACATCTACGAGGGTCTAGATATTCTAAAAG ATAATATCAAGGCGGTATGTCCCTTTCTCGATCGTATACCCCGGTCTCAACATGAAGAATTCTTGGAGGATTTTATTGATATTGTCACAAAGTTAGATCTTCGACATTGCAATGTAAACGAGGGCATACACAAATTCAGTTCCCCTTACAAATTGATAGTGGCCTATGCAAAGAAACCTTCCCAAATGCCACATCTTATTAGCgatatgatttcaacagaccatCATATCAAGGATATCAATTAA